The genomic interval ATTCACCAACAGACTCGCTGTTGTTTACATCTCTGGAATTCATCAGCTGATTAAagctttcattaaaaatgaacgTCTCCGGTCACTTCAACACTGcaatctgttgtgtgtgtgaatggagtATAGCCTTGGTAATAATCTCAGACTGAACATGAGTGACTGTGTTTGGTTCAGAAATACCTGCACAGGAGTGAAGTGTTGGAAATGACAGTGTCCTCTAGGTTTGTGTTGATTATCAATTTATGATACATTGCGATATTTAGGCcgtacattctctctctctctctctctctctctctctctctctctctctctctctctctctctctctctcttccaggTCATTTCTCACTTTATCAACTGTGTTTCTACGTTGATGCCATGTGTCAGGCCAGATAAGGTGTCAGATGTCAGGTGAGTCTGAGCTGAAGTCTTACCTGTTGGGGGGCGGGtctgaagaggaggaggagagcggGTCTCCCTGCGGCACCATGTCTCACCTGCACAGTATGGGCAGAGCCTCTGATGGAAGTGACAGTGGAAATGACCCTCCCGGTTCCCTGCGTTCCCATCCACCACTTCATGAGGATATGGAAATGGGCGGGAACGGCTCGAGCGGGAGCGGCACGGAATCCCATGGCAACGAATCACATGGCAACGAGTCCCACGGCAACGAGTCCGTAGGAAGTTCTAGTGGTAACAGCAAAGACTCTGCTCTGTTAGAATCATCAGGCAGCAACAAGAGGtaagagaataataataataatcaacaaAAAAGTTTCAGAAATCTAAAAGTAACATTAATCAGGCAATTTCCTTAATAAATCTGAGCCTTGTAACCTTTGGGGactttatcattttaatggCAGCTTGCACCATCTTTTTATGctgtattttatgttcatttcaatttttttgctttttgttttatttgaatttagtttttctttatGTATATTCCATAATGTATacttcagttttttattttaattaattattttattttatttcatcttatttCACTCAACtattctgtattatttattttacataggAATTGAACAATGCTCAATTACTCaattattttccattatttcagtaaaaaaaataataacaaaaaaaacgtaATCCTCTTAGATCTAATGTAGAGAGTGTTAGAGAAGAGTAGACTGTTCATTCTACAACATGGAGAGGaatcctgttgtgtgtgtgagagagcgagagagatagtaGTAAGACACATGAAGACCAGTGTTCTGTGTAtcttgagtgttttttttttgttttttgtttttttttgcattaattacAATTCCATtcctttacctctctctctctctctctctgtcagttcGAACTCTCAGAGTCCGTCTCCACCAAGTAGCTCAAACGCCTACAGCCTGGTGAGCTCAGAGCAGGACCATCCATCCACCAGTGGCTGCAggtatatttacacacacattcacacactcgcaAACCTCTGAACAGCCACTACACAGTACAGAAACATTAGGCAGATGGAGACACTTGGAGAAACAAAATCaaatgcgtgtgtttgtgtgtttatccgAGCAGCAGCGAGCAGTCAGCAAAGGCCAAGACTCAGAAGGAGCTTTTTAAAACCCTGAAGAAGTTGAAGCTCCACCTGCCTACTGAGAAACGAAGCAAAGGTCGAGCAAGCACGTTACACACACTCCGTTACGCACTGCACTGCGTCAAACAGGTCAAAGGTGTGTGGAAATATTTTAGCgtcctgtgtgagtgtgtgtctttgaggTTGTGGTTGCGTATAAGAATTCAGTTTTTGTGAGGGTAGAAATGTCTGTATGTGGTGCTAActcttctctccatctctgcagCTAATGAGGAATATTATCAGATGCTGATGATAAACGACAGCCAGCCACCCGGTCTGGACGTTTCCTCGTACACTATTGACGAGCTTAACAGCATCACATCTGAATACACACTCAAGAACACAgtaagcacacacatacacacacaagagtgGACACACACTCTAAGCTCTATGTAtaggttattgttattttaggGTCTGTGCTCTGATTCACAGCTGGAATATTAATTTGAGCAAAATATAACCTTAGTTATACACAGCTACGGTTTATTCaatctctgtgcgtgtgtgtgcatgtccttGCAGGATATCTTTGCTGTAGCCGTGTCCCTGATCACGGGGAAGATCGTATATATATCTGATCAGGCAGCAGCGATCCTGCATTGCAGCAAGGACGAGTTTAAGGACAGGAAGTTTGTGGAGTTTCTGACACCGCAGGACGTGAGTGTATTCTACAGCTTCACCACTCCGTACAGGCTGCCCTCATGGAGCATGTGCACCGGGGCgggtgagtacacacacacacatacacactagcCTCTCTGTCACTCATTCCCATGCCCCTTCTGAGTGTCTACCTCTCTGTCCTCTCATTATAaaatctcactctctgtgtctttttctttcagagTCCTCAGCTACAGATTTTGTTCAGGAGAAATCTTTCTTCTGCAGAATCAGGTGAGAAATTCTGTCTTTACTCTCCCTATTGTAACCTGAATGAAAATCTGCTTAACTTAATGAGTGTAATTATATCAGATATTTGTTTGGTTTAGTGATTAGTTGTTGTTTAGCTAAAGCTTTCAAAATGTTACCTTAAGTGATCCTACAAACCGATGACTGGTGGTAATCACACAATGTAGTGACTCAAgtagtaattgtgtgtgtgtgtgtgtgtgtgtgtgtgtagtggtgggAAGGAGAAGGAGGGGGATCTTCAGTATTACCCTTTCAGAATGACACCGTATCTGATGAAGGTTCAGGACCCTGAATTGTCAGAGGAACATTTCTGCTGCCTCATACTGGCTGAGAGAGTACACTCAGGATACGAgggtacgcacacacacacacacacacacacacacacacacacacacagttgaagCATTagattttgaattatttatatttcactgGAGTTGATtttgatatttgtgtgtgtgtgtgtagcacctAGAATCCCACCAGATAAAAGGATCTTCACTACAACTCACACCTCCAACTGTGTGTTCCAGGATGTTGATGAGAGGTGTGTGATGCTTTTTATAACAGAtacattaaatatgtatatatgagaTACAttgtggctgtatgtctgtgtgtaatgtcctctgtgtgcgtgtgtgttttataggGCAGTGCCTCTGTTGGGGTATCTTCCACAGGACCTGATTGGGACCCCAATTCTTCTTCACCTTCATCCTGAAGACAGACCACTGATGCTGGCTGTGCATCGCAAGAGTGAGAACAAAATTGTGCCTTAATGCTTcagcacttacacacacacaaacacacacagtacaaaatatacaaagcACAGGGACACAATCTTGACTGGGTAtacctgtgtgttgtgtgtgtagttctgcAGTACACGGGTCAGCCATTTGATCACTCCTCCATCCGCTTCTGCACACGGAATGGCGAGTATGTTACCATAGATACCAGCTGGTCTAGTTTTGTGAACCCCTGGAGTCGCAAAGTGTCGTTTGTCATCGGACGCCACAAAGTGCGCATGTGagtctgacacaaacacacttacacttacacaaaccTTGTGTGTAAGAATTAAATGTCAGTGTACCAGTACTGTTAGTGTTCTGACTGAAagtacacaactacacacactctaatctCCTCAGGATATTATCAGGTTTGCTGTAAAAGATGGTCCCTTGTTTaatcactttgtgtgtgtgtgttacaggggcCCTGTGAATGAGGatgtgttttcagctcctgctTACACAGAGGGGAAAATGATGGACTCTGACATTCAAGAAATCTCGGAGCAGATCCATAAAATCCtgcagcaggtacacacacacacacatacagacccaCTGATACCATCCTTATAACAGTTTCtgatatggtgtgtgtgtgtgtgtctttgtagcCTGTTCATTGTATGGGCTCCAGTGGTTATGGTAGTCATGGTAGCAACGGTTCTCATGACCAGCTGACCACATCCAGTGAAAGCAACAGCAATGGCAATGTTGTAGCATGCAACAGCAACTCCGGCCATGAGGAGAGGAACAAGAGCAAACCGGTGAGATCTGTGATGAAcgtatatgtacacacacacacacagatatcagtGATCTGAGACGTCTCAGGAAAGTGCTACAGTCTATGATTAGGAAGAAGACTGAAGTCCCTTAAAGTCATAAATTTGTGAATTATTTCCTTAGCCAGTATGTGCACCacatgctgagtgtgtgtgtttgtttttatgttcagAGGTCATTCCAGGAGATCTGTAAAGGTGTTCAGATGCTAAAGACACAGGATCAGCAGGCCTCCACTTCTAAAGCTGACCAGAAGAAAGTCACAGaaagtgagtgtatatgtgtttgtggaaATCTGTGAATtgtagtaaatgtaaatggaatcTGTGTAAAACTTcacaatgtgtgtatttgtaattgtgtgtgtgtaattgtgtgtgtaattgtgtgtctCTAGCAAGCTTAAAGTATCCAGGAGCGAAGCAGAAAGACTCTGCCCCAGTGGTACGAGGTGGTACTGCAGCAGTAGAGGAGCTCAGGGACCAAACTTTATACTCCTACCAGCAAATCAGCTGTCTGGATagtgtgatcaggtgtgtgtggtATTCTTACTGGATTTGCTTCATATTCTCTTAGTTTTTGCTCAGTAATTcacacaaaacagcacaaatcTTGTCTGGTCATAACCATGcaatgtaatgtgtgtgcatgttggtGATGCAGATATTTGGAGAGCTGCAGCACATCCATCACACCGAAGAGAAAGTACCAGTTCTCCTCTAACACGACCTCCTCCAACTCAGACGAGGAGAAGAAAGGATGTGACATGGCGATGCCCAGTCCGCAAGGTAACCCAGTagtcacatttaaatattcaatcaCAACTGACGCAAAATGTTGTCtcacttctttttttgttaaaattgtGAAGCAACCTTAAGAAAGGGTATATAAAAAATTCTATATAAAAtttatagaataatataatttatatctatccatctatctatctatgtatctgtctatctatctttctattgtattttataaatatttctggTATTTTTTCCAAAGATCCTTTGAAGAGCAATAAGGAGTCAGATGTAGTGGGAGGGGCTTTAGCTCCTTTGGCCTTGCCCACAAAAGCAGAGAGTGTTGTATCCATCACGTCTCAGTGTTCTTACAGTAGCACTATTGTACATGTGGGGGACAAGAAACCACAGCCGGAGTcaggtatatatacacacacacacacattgctaaTAAAGCTATTAAGTCAGACACATTTATGTAATTTAATGGTGATATTAtaacatgaaatatttttgaTTGCAGAGATCATTGAGGATGTTGTTGAGAGCCCCACCCCTCCTGTGCAAGTAAATGTTATGACTCCacccacagccgaacagggagCCTATAGGAAACTGGGCCTGACCAAACAGGTGCTGGCGGCTCATACGCAAAAGGAGGAACAGGCGTTCCTGAGTCGCTGCAGAGACCTCAGTCATACATCGCTGCAGAAACCCTGTTCAGACTTCCTGGAGAGAGACGGGGAACACACTATTAATGGTGAAGTCACATTACCATGCGACACATACCACGATGGATAGAGTGCTAGAATATATAGACATGGGAATCAAAAAGGAATTATATTTGTCACATAAAGGATTTCTATAATAATGGATTCATAttgcatagtgtgtgtgtatatatatatatatatatatatatatatatatatatatatatatatatatatatatatatatattatacacacacacacacacacacacacacacacacacacacacacacacacacattatatatatatatatatatagtgattgAGTCGTGTAGCATGGAATAGAAGAGAATCAGATGTGAGTCACGTTACAAAGGAGTCGAATAGCAAGGGAAATCATTATAACTAGTTACAGAACAAAGAAGCATATAGAAAAGAGTCTCACAAACCTTACAGGATTCTGTTTGTCCTACAGCCAAATTATAACatcctttaatattttatttgtctgtcttttATCTGTCTCAGGTCCATCTGTAACTCATCCGGCCAAACCCGGCACATGTGGAGCAGAACCGACCACAAAAAAGAGCAGTCGAACAAGAAAGTCAAAGAAACCTAGGATAAAAAAACCTGACTCATCAGACAGCGCTGTCTCTCAGCGCAGACTTCGTCCTCCTCTTCAGGGTCTGAACCAGACGTCATGGTCACCATCAGAGGCGTCGCAGTCTGCTTTCTCAGTGCCGTACCCTACCATAGTTCCTGGTTACAGTTTTTACCCTACTacactgccccctgctggtgaCCGTGGTTCAGATGCCCCAAATACAGAGGCTCCGCCCAGTGCTCCCCAGTTCCCAGCCCCAATGGTCACACCACTGGTGGCATTTGTTTTACCCAATTATATGTTCCCTCAGCTTAGCATGGCACGCCCACCTTTCTACCCGGAGCAGCAGCCGGTTGTCAATGTTCAGCACATGCATCCGAACTACAACAACCAAAATCATTTACAACCTCAACAAACACAACCAAACTACACAACCCAGCAGCCTCAACAATCTTACACTGTCCAGCAACCGTTTACACCACAACCTGTTTACGTGACTCAGAATCCCTTTCAACCCCAAGCTCCATTCACCCCCCCACAGCCTTTCCAGATGCAGTTTGTTCCACAGACACCACTCCCATACCAGATGACCTCTGACTCCAGGCTTTCTGTTCCTGAATCAGCCGAGGTTCCTTCCTCGTCTCCTCTGTCTCGTTCTCCGCCGCTGTTTGCCTCTCACTGCAGCTCTCCATTACAGCTTGATCTCCTGCAGCTGGAGGACAAAGCAGACTCGCACAGCACTGCTCCACCCTCAGGATCCCGGGGGAACTGCAGCTCAGCGCAGGAGAAAAGCAACACTGCCACTGACATGCCACAGGTCAGAGAGGGGTTAAATTAGCTAACAAGCAAATTTTGTGGGTGCGTGTTTATGGAAAACATTTTGCATGTTGTGTGAGAGACAATTATCGTGTTATTCTCCATTGTTGTAGCCATGTTGTGTTGAAGACGGAGTACCGAGTGATGCCCTCTCATCGTCCAGTGAGCTGATGGATCTACTGATGCAGGAGGACTCGGGTTCAgccacatccacatccacaggCTCCGCCTCCAACGGCTGTAACACCTCCAACAGTGGCACAGGTGAGTGTGCCATAACTCTCACCAAACAAGTTACATTGTTCTGTTTTAGAAACAATGCATTACCCACAATCCTTCTGTTTTCACCTCTACAGGGAGCAGTAAATATTTTGGAAGTGTGGATTCTTCTGAGCATGAGCACAAggtaaaaaggaaagaagatgGACAAAACTTAAAATATGTCCTTCAGGATCCTCTCTGGCTGCTCATGGCCAACACGGATGAGAAAATCATGATGACGTATCAGGTACCATCACGGTGAGTGACATCCGTCTCAGCCAGTGGCATTATATCTTCAAGTAACGCGAAGCTTGCACATCCGTTAGTTGATGTTCTtcgtgtaaatgtgtgtacatgtctgttcatgtgtctatgtatgtctaCGTGTGTATAGGGACATGGACAAGGTTTTACGGGAGGATCGAGAGCGTTTGCGGCAGCTGCAGAAGAATCAGCCCCGTCTCACCTCGGATCAGAGACGAGAGCTCATAGAGCAGCACCCATGGATGAGACGAGGAGGTTTACCTAAAGCCATCAatgtcaaggtgtgtgtgtgtctaagtgtacTATATAATTGTATGAATACAGATAATACAGTTAgtaatattgtataataatactGCCAAGAGAAAGGTGTGTCCTAGTAGATTAGGTGTGgtctctacctgtctgtctcagtaGAGGAAGTGTGATATCCACATcctatttataatttaattaattaagatggatatcttgtgtgtgtgtgtgtgtgtgtgtaggattgtTTATACTGCGAAAACGACGCCAGTACTCTGTTAGAAGAGGAAATGCCTGAAATGGACCTTGGCATTCTGGGAGGAGACGTTGTGCCAGAAGAAAGCATGTCACACATACAGGAAGTGGAAGAACATCCTTCCAGTGTTTCCTAGCAACTCCCAAAAACGTAAAACGAGTTTGCTTTTAGAGAATAGGATCTTCTgtgtcacactacacacaacacacaaacattacactgCCCAGACTTCTTTTTATGCCAAATAACCTCAGTATAcctttaagagtgtgtgtgtgtgtgtgtgtgtgtgtgtgtgtgtgtgtgtgtgtgtgtgtgtgtgtgtgtgtgtgtgttttgagctttcagatcagttcattaacattaatacaCTGTGATATGAGGAATGATCATATTTGTTAGAACTGGTGTgacataaaaatagaattaaaatgtgcaatgtaaaatgtaaaatttaagtTTATTGAATGTGGCAAAAGTTTGAATAAAAGTAGTGCAGACTGTAGAAACTATaagctgtgttttattattcataccacaaaatgtccacatttacacacaggacCAAAAGATACttgctgtttttaaaacaaatctatgatgaataaatgctgttttttgcgaggtttagttttttattttatgtttctgttttagattttagtcatgtttatttttacgtATACATCTGGTACTTTTGatatatatctgtgtttatTGTTACTTTTAATTGGAGtcttagatgtttatttatctaaacTCTGTGCTGCTATTCGCTACTCTGCTGTGTCTAAAGCAACACTGTGTTAATGAAGCTGACGATCACATCTGttacttcctgtgtgtgagagttttgtggtgtaaaagatgaataaaaaatgcagCATGAGCTCTGCACTGCTTTATTCAAGTCACAGGACTTTattgtttatagtttatttgACAAGAACAACGATCAGAACCTCTTTACACTGTGaaggtttttctttgtttcttactTGAGtcaaaaataagatttttttttaagagtaatAAATGTAGCTGTAGTTTTAGTTGAAATTAAAACGGTGCGTAGACACAAAACCTGTGAAGTTCAGAAGGCATGTCCTTGCAGgacctgtgtgtatatgtgtgtgtatttgtgtagccTACATACTCTGTACACACTGAGCGATAAAAACACTCCAGTACTGACTCTAAACATAGAGACAATCAGAATCGGTCAATCAGCTTCCAGCTCTAAAGGAAGCATTGACTGtgttcagctctgtttcagTGCTGCTTCTAAACTTGAATACTTCCTCTAACACCTCAAGACCTAAAGCTTCCTACCCTGAGTCTCATTACTTTTTGATAACGGCTtatatttctcttataccacagcaacttatcaacaattatttatttattaagatctCGTCACACTTTTCATCTACATCAACACTTCTGTtacaacattttaaacactCATTCTATCAGCAGTCTCTCTAtgagttaataagacaaactaATAAGAAAAAATGGATGTTTGGTTGTGGCATAAATGgaccaactctctctctctctctctctctctctctctctttatgattattttatttctctgtacTTGGTAGTGAAACAAAGATGCCTGAtgttacacactttattttcacTCCTGATTTCTGGTGTTATATGTTTTATACAATGGATATTAAACCTGCAAAGTAAACCTGAAAattcatctctgtctctgtgtgtcagggtttatttattattataatcttaCAGTAATGCCAATCACACCACAGACAGCAACTTCAGTTCAGAGaaaatttgttcatattttgtctatgctatttaaaaagaaaaagcaccATTCATTTTTTCATAATGACATAGCGACTTTATgtctcagaattctgactttttttcttgcatttctTGTATTTTTCCTCAGAAATGCACCATATAATTCACCATTCTGACGTAATTCCTTGCAGTTACTCATATTGATCTCGCTGTATGGTTATGGATAACATTATAGAGTAAAATTTTCATTGTGTTTTCACAAATAGAGAGATCCTGATTTTATTGGAGAAGTCACACAGCATAAAGCTAAGCCTTCGGACTCTTGAAAGAACGTTACAGAGAAATTGGTTGCGGCGTAGACGCAACAAACCAGAGGAAGCAGAAGTGCTATGTTTTATAAACCAACAGCTTCAGGCATAAGGACGTCAACATGGCTATCGGTGGATGCACAAGAAATGTTGGATATCTGGGATTATTACAGACAGAGAATCTCTCTGCAAATTAATGAGACTTTTAGATCTTTTTGTCCATCTAAAAGTCTCATTAATTGTCATATGTTACTTCGGCATTATCATCAGGAAATATGTCTGGACATTTTGAATATGCATCCACTAACACCAGGAACATTTTGTCAAGGAATGTTCTTGCATAGTCAATTTGGTCTAGCTGCCAGGGACTGGTGGGAAATTCCCACACATGCAAAAGTGCTATTTGTGGCTATCATTGAATCTGTTGGCACCCAAAATGTGTTTGGCTATCTTCAATCTTGTGGTCTAGTCCAGGCCATCAAACGTAGCTTCTGGCCAAACTGTTCATTTTAACGACACCTAAATGTCCTTCATGGTGGGCAGAAAGTACCCTGGCACTTAGCTTGGGTGGCACAGTCACTCGGGTACCCCACATGACACATCCTAGTGTTACCAAAAGCTGGTCACAAAGGTTTGAGTAATCAGGAAGCTGTAGATCACCTTTAACTGGCCAGCCCTTCATGGTCAGATCAAATACCTTGGCCAATACAGGATCTAAATTTGTCTCCTTTTGAATTTGAGCACTCGTGACAGG from Tachysurus vachellii isolate PV-2020 chromosome 1, HZAU_Pvac_v1, whole genome shotgun sequence carries:
- the LOC132847653 gene encoding period circadian protein homolog 2-like; this encodes MSGESELKSYLLGGGSEEEEESGSPCGTMSHLHSMGRASDGSDSGNDPPGSLRSHPPLHEDMEMGGNGSSGSGTESHGNESHGNESHGNESVGSSSGNSKDSALLESSGSNKSSNSQSPSPPSSSNAYSLVSSEQDHPSTSGCSSEQSAKAKTQKELFKTLKKLKLHLPTEKRSKGRASTLHTLRYALHCVKQVKANEEYYQMLMINDSQPPGLDVSSYTIDELNSITSEYTLKNTDIFAVAVSLITGKIVYISDQAAAILHCSKDEFKDRKFVEFLTPQDVSVFYSFTTPYRLPSWSMCTGAESSATDFVQEKSFFCRISGGKEKEGDLQYYPFRMTPYLMKVQDPELSEEHFCCLILAERVHSGYEAPRIPPDKRIFTTTHTSNCVFQDVDERAVPLLGYLPQDLIGTPILLHLHPEDRPLMLAVHRKILQYTGQPFDHSSIRFCTRNGEYVTIDTSWSSFVNPWSRKVSFVIGRHKVRMGPVNEDVFSAPAYTEGKMMDSDIQEISEQIHKILQQPVHCMGSSGYGSHGSNGSHDQLTTSSESNSNGNVVACNSNSGHEERNKSKPRSFQEICKGVQMLKTQDQQASTSKADQKKVTETSLKYPGAKQKDSAPVVRGGTAAVEELRDQTLYSYQQISCLDSVIRYLESCSTSITPKRKYQFSSNTTSSNSDEEKKGCDMAMPSPQDPLKSNKESDVVGGALAPLALPTKAESVVSITSQCSYSSTIVHVGDKKPQPESEIIEDVVESPTPPVQVNVMTPPTAEQGAYRKLGLTKQVLAAHTQKEEQAFLSRCRDLSHTSLQKPCSDFLERDGEHTINGPSVTHPAKPGTCGAEPTTKKSSRTRKSKKPRIKKPDSSDSAVSQRRLRPPLQGLNQTSWSPSEASQSAFSVPYPTIVPGYSFYPTTLPPAGDRGSDAPNTEAPPSAPQFPAPMVTPLVAFVLPNYMFPQLSMARPPFYPEQQPVVNVQHMHPNYNNQNHLQPQQTQPNYTTQQPQQSYTVQQPFTPQPVYVTQNPFQPQAPFTPPQPFQMQFVPQTPLPYQMTSDSRLSVPESAEVPSSSPLSRSPPLFASHCSSPLQLDLLQLEDKADSHSTAPPSGSRGNCSSAQEKSNTATDMPQPCCVEDGVPSDALSSSSELMDLLMQEDSGSATSTSTGSASNGCNTSNSGTGSSKYFGSVDSSEHEHKVKRKEDGQNLKYVLQDPLWLLMANTDEKIMMTYQVPSRDMDKVLREDRERLRQLQKNQPRLTSDQRRELIEQHPWMRRGGLPKAINVKDCLYCENDASTLLEEEMPEMDLGILGGDVVPEESMSHIQEVEEHPSSVS